A single genomic interval of Nonomuraea rubra harbors:
- a CDS encoding DAK2 domain-containing protein: MKILEPPAVRRWARLAADALGQARTEIDALNVFPVADGDTGTNLHLTMLSAAEAVESLPDDVDVAVVWQTLSYGALVGARGNSGVIVSQALRGLAEVLKDGPDLRAGLLRAAVLAREAVARPVEGTVLSVLESAARAVQDVEGDLCEVATQAAGEARAALRRTPGQLEVLARSGVVDAGGAGAAIVLETLAEVISGSSTGHYDVPAPTSRVSPMTEVGAGYEVMYLLEADDGAVAWLRGELDAMGDSLVVVGGDGLWNVHVHVPEAGPAVEAGIRAGRPHRIRITYLAERVHRGQAGRGVVAVAAGDGIAALFEECGAVVVRRAPGTRPSLPAMLAAIREAGSEVAVLPNDDGVRSVAAAAAEIAREDGVTVSVLPTKATVQGLAALAVHDPLRRFDDDVVAMTDAAGHTRYGHVTVADRAAFTSAGVCRPGDVLGLIDGDVAVIGGSVDGVATVVVDRMLAGGGELVTLVTGAQAPEGLAGGLEEHLRRARPDVDLVVYDGEQGGYPLLIGVE, translated from the coding sequence ATGAAGATCCTCGAACCACCCGCCGTGCGGCGCTGGGCCCGCCTGGCCGCCGACGCGCTCGGCCAGGCCAGGACGGAGATCGACGCGCTCAACGTGTTCCCCGTCGCCGACGGCGACACCGGCACGAACCTGCACCTGACCATGCTGTCCGCCGCCGAGGCCGTGGAGTCGCTGCCCGACGACGTGGACGTGGCCGTGGTGTGGCAGACGCTCTCGTACGGCGCGCTGGTCGGCGCGCGCGGCAACTCGGGGGTGATCGTCAGCCAGGCGCTGCGCGGGCTCGCCGAGGTGCTGAAGGACGGTCCCGACCTGCGGGCCGGGCTGCTCAGGGCGGCCGTGCTCGCCAGGGAGGCCGTGGCCAGGCCGGTCGAGGGCACGGTGCTGAGCGTGCTGGAGTCGGCGGCGCGGGCCGTACAGGACGTGGAAGGCGATCTGTGCGAGGTGGCCACGCAGGCGGCCGGGGAGGCGCGGGCGGCGCTGCGCCGCACGCCAGGCCAGCTCGAGGTGCTGGCCCGCAGCGGCGTCGTGGACGCGGGCGGCGCGGGAGCGGCGATCGTGCTGGAGACCCTCGCCGAGGTGATCAGCGGCTCTTCCACGGGCCACTACGACGTGCCCGCGCCCACCTCCAGGGTGTCGCCGATGACGGAGGTGGGGGCCGGGTACGAGGTGATGTACCTGCTGGAGGCCGACGACGGGGCGGTGGCGTGGCTGCGCGGGGAGCTCGACGCCATGGGCGACTCGCTGGTCGTCGTCGGCGGTGACGGGCTGTGGAACGTGCACGTCCACGTTCCCGAGGCAGGGCCCGCCGTCGAGGCGGGGATCCGCGCGGGCAGGCCGCACCGGATCCGGATCACGTACCTGGCCGAGCGCGTCCACCGCGGCCAGGCGGGGCGGGGCGTCGTGGCGGTCGCGGCGGGCGACGGGATCGCGGCGCTGTTCGAGGAGTGCGGTGCGGTCGTGGTGCGGCGCGCGCCGGGCACCCGGCCCTCGCTCCCCGCGATGCTGGCAGCGATCAGGGAGGCGGGCAGCGAGGTCGCCGTCCTGCCGAACGACGACGGCGTGCGTTCCGTCGCCGCCGCGGCGGCCGAGATCGCCCGCGAGGACGGCGTGACGGTCAGCGTGCTGCCCACGAAGGCGACCGTGCAGGGGCTGGCGGCGCTGGCCGTGCACGACCCGCTGCGCCGCTTCGACGACGACGTGGTGGCGATGACGGACGCGGCCGGGCACACCCGGTACGGGCACGTGACGGTGGCGGACAGGGCGGCGTTCACGAGCGCCGGGGTGTGCCGGCCGGGTGACGTGCTCGGCCTGATCGACGGGGACGTGGCGGTGATCGGCGGCTCGGTTGACGGCGTGGCCACCGTCGTCGTGGACCGGATGCTGGCGGGCGGCGGCGAGCTGGTCACGCTGGTCACGGGCGCGCAGGCGCCGGAAGGGCTGGCGGGCGGGCTGGAGGAGCACCTGCGGCGTGCGCGGCCGGACGTGGACCTGGTGGTGTACGACGGGGAGCAGGGCGGCTACCCGCTCCTGATCGGCGTGGAGTGA
- the recG gene encoding ATP-dependent DNA helicase RecG translates to MSRFDEPLTKALDPKTAKLLHSVLGLETVGDLLRHYPRRYAERGELTSLDALEVDEHVTVVGEVTRLMRKPMRNRGGTWLEVEVVDGNGSKIYLSFFGKGSHVAESRLKPGRRGMFAGKVGLFGARATPRWQLAHPEFELFEESEASAEEFAAAPVPIYPAGKDLTPWAIRRAIGMVLDTLGPLDDPLPASLRARHKLQDLGEALVAIHRPKDFAEVGRARNRLKFDEAFVLQAVLLQRRQAATAWPAKPRPRRADGMLADFDARLPFSLTEGQAQVGEEIADDLAREHPMHRLLQGEVGAGKTVVALRAMLQVVDAGGQAALLAPTEVLAQQHHRSITNMLGDLAQGGMFGGTAVTLLTGSMGAAARRSALLDAASGTAGIVVGTHALLQEHVQFADLGLVVVDEQHRFGVEQRDALREKAGGGRPHVLVMTATPIPRTVAMTVFGDLEVSTLSQLPSGRAPITTHVVPAAEKPHYLERTWQRVREEVALGRQAYIVCPRIGDLEGDEGDLAGAATDDERRPPLAVLDVADLLTQGPFHDLRVATLHGKLPPEEKDAIMRAFTRGELDVLVATTVIEVGVDVPNSSVMIIMDADRFGVSQLHQLRGRVGRGGLPGLCLLVSDFPEGTPARARLDAVAATLDGFELSRVDLEQRREGDVLGAAQSGKRSSLKLLQLLRDEDVIATARDEAAALLDSDPELVRHEGLRAEIERLLADERAEYLEKT, encoded by the coding sequence GTGAGCCGTTTCGACGAGCCTCTGACGAAGGCGCTCGACCCGAAGACCGCCAAGCTGCTGCACAGCGTGCTCGGCCTGGAGACGGTCGGCGACCTGCTGCGCCACTACCCGCGACGCTACGCCGAGCGCGGCGAGCTGACCTCGCTGGACGCGCTGGAGGTCGACGAGCACGTCACCGTGGTGGGCGAGGTGACCAGGCTCATGCGCAAACCCATGCGCAACCGCGGCGGCACCTGGCTGGAGGTCGAGGTCGTCGACGGCAACGGCAGCAAGATCTACCTGTCGTTCTTCGGCAAGGGCTCCCACGTGGCGGAGTCGCGGCTCAAGCCGGGCAGGCGCGGGATGTTCGCCGGCAAGGTGGGGCTGTTCGGAGCCCGGGCGACCCCGCGCTGGCAGCTCGCGCACCCGGAGTTCGAGCTGTTCGAGGAGAGCGAGGCGAGCGCGGAGGAGTTCGCGGCGGCGCCGGTGCCGATCTACCCGGCGGGCAAGGACCTGACACCGTGGGCGATCAGGCGGGCGATCGGCATGGTGCTCGACACGCTCGGTCCCCTCGACGACCCGCTGCCGGCGAGCCTGCGGGCCCGCCACAAGCTGCAGGACCTCGGGGAGGCGCTGGTGGCCATCCACCGGCCGAAGGACTTCGCGGAGGTGGGGCGGGCGCGCAACCGGCTGAAGTTCGACGAGGCGTTCGTGCTGCAGGCCGTGCTGCTCCAGCGGCGCCAGGCGGCCACCGCCTGGCCGGCCAAGCCGAGGCCGCGGCGCGCCGACGGGATGCTGGCCGACTTCGACGCGCGGCTGCCGTTCTCGCTGACCGAGGGGCAGGCGCAGGTCGGCGAGGAGATCGCCGACGACCTGGCGCGCGAGCACCCCATGCACCGGCTGCTGCAGGGCGAGGTCGGCGCGGGCAAGACGGTCGTGGCGCTGCGGGCGATGCTCCAGGTCGTGGACGCCGGCGGCCAGGCGGCCCTGCTGGCGCCCACGGAGGTGCTGGCCCAGCAGCACCACCGCTCGATCACGAACATGCTGGGCGACCTGGCGCAGGGCGGCATGTTCGGCGGCACCGCGGTCACGCTGCTGACCGGCTCGATGGGCGCCGCCGCCCGCCGTTCGGCCCTGCTCGACGCGGCCTCGGGTACGGCGGGCATCGTCGTCGGCACGCACGCGCTGCTGCAGGAGCACGTGCAGTTCGCCGATCTGGGGCTGGTCGTGGTGGACGAGCAGCACAGGTTCGGGGTGGAGCAGCGGGACGCGCTGCGCGAGAAGGCGGGCGGCGGGCGGCCGCACGTCCTGGTCATGACCGCGACCCCGATCCCGCGCACGGTCGCCATGACCGTCTTCGGCGACCTGGAGGTCTCCACGCTCTCCCAGCTCCCGTCGGGCCGCGCGCCGATCACCACCCACGTCGTGCCGGCCGCCGAGAAGCCCCACTACCTGGAGCGCACCTGGCAGCGGGTCAGGGAGGAGGTGGCGCTGGGCCGGCAGGCGTACATCGTGTGCCCCCGCATCGGCGACCTGGAGGGCGACGAGGGTGACCTGGCGGGCGCGGCCACCGACGACGAGCGCCGGCCGCCGCTGGCCGTCCTGGACGTGGCCGACCTGCTCACCCAGGGCCCCTTCCACGACCTGCGCGTCGCCACCCTGCACGGCAAGCTCCCGCCGGAGGAGAAGGACGCGATCATGCGCGCGTTCACCCGCGGCGAGCTCGACGTCCTGGTGGCCACGACCGTCATCGAGGTCGGAGTCGACGTGCCCAACTCCTCCGTCATGATCATCATGGACGCCGACCGCTTCGGCGTCTCCCAGCTCCACCAGCTCCGCGGCCGCGTCGGCCGCGGCGGCCTGCCCGGCCTCTGCCTCCTGGTCTCCGACTTCCCCGAGGGCACCCCCGCCCGCGCCCGCCTGGACGCGGTGGCGGCCACTCTGGACGGCTTCGAGCTGTCGCGGGTGGACCTGGAGCAGCGGCGCGAGGGCGACGTGCTCGGGGCGGCCCAGTCGGGCAAGCGCTCGTCGCTCAAGCTGCTGCAGTTGCTGCGCGACGAGGACGTGATCGCCACGGCCCGGGACGAGGCGGCCGCCCTGCTGGACTCGGACCCGGAGCTGGTGCGGCACGAGGGGCTGCGAGCGGAGATCGAACGACTGCTGGCGGACGAGCGCGCGGAGTACCTGGAAAAGACCTGA
- the rsmD gene encoding 16S rRNA (guanine(966)-N(2))-methyltransferase RsmD translates to MTRIIAGVAGGRRLAVPPGRGTRPTSDRAREGIFLTLDSLYGLRDARVLDLYAGSGAIGLESLSRGAAEAVLVESDPKAVRTIRANVAAIGLEGARVVADKVERLLGKPPEAPFGIVFADPPYAVPDEEVQTVLALLRDNGWLADEALVAFERETRGKPLMWPEGYVEERVRRYGEASVWYGRAAGNP, encoded by the coding sequence ATGACGCGGATCATCGCAGGCGTGGCAGGTGGGCGGCGGTTGGCCGTGCCGCCGGGGCGCGGCACGAGGCCGACCAGCGACAGGGCTCGAGAAGGGATCTTCTTGACGCTCGATTCACTGTACGGGCTGCGCGACGCCCGCGTCCTCGACCTGTACGCCGGCTCGGGCGCGATCGGCCTGGAGTCCCTGTCGCGGGGCGCGGCCGAGGCGGTGCTGGTCGAGTCCGACCCGAAGGCGGTCCGCACGATCAGGGCGAACGTCGCCGCGATCGGCCTGGAGGGTGCCCGGGTTGTGGCCGACAAGGTGGAGCGGCTGCTGGGCAAGCCTCCGGAGGCGCCGTTCGGGATCGTGTTCGCCGATCCGCCCTACGCGGTGCCGGACGAGGAGGTCCAGACGGTGCTGGCGCTGCTGCGGGACAACGGCTGGCTGGCGGACGAGGCTTTGGTGGCGTTCGAGAGGGAAACCAGGGGAAAGCCCTTGATGTGGCCGGAAGGTTACGTTGAGGAGAGGGTCCGTCGTTATGGCGAAGCGTCCGTTTGGTACGGTCGCGCCGCCGGGAACCCGTAG
- the coaD gene encoding pantetheine-phosphate adenylyltransferase produces the protein MRRVVCPGSFDPITNGHLDIIGRSARLYDEVTVAVLINVEKSSLFTVDERIEILQTVTKEYPNVKVQKFHGLLVDFCRQQDIPAIVKGIRVVSDFDYELQMAQLNYRLSGVETLFMPTNPEYSFLSSSRVKEIARYGGDVSGLVPDLVHKLLIERLRG, from the coding sequence TTGCGCCGCGTAGTCTGCCCGGGGTCGTTCGACCCCATCACCAATGGCCACCTCGACATCATCGGCCGTTCCGCACGGCTGTACGACGAGGTGACCGTGGCAGTCCTCATCAACGTCGAGAAGAGCAGCCTGTTCACGGTTGACGAACGGATCGAGATCCTGCAGACCGTGACCAAGGAGTACCCGAACGTCAAGGTGCAGAAGTTCCACGGCCTGCTGGTCGACTTCTGCAGGCAGCAGGACATCCCCGCCATCGTCAAGGGCATCAGGGTGGTCAGCGACTTCGACTACGAGCTGCAGATGGCGCAGCTCAACTACCGACTGTCGGGGGTCGAGACCCTGTTCATGCCCACGAACCCCGAGTACTCGTTCCTGTCCTCCTCCCGGGTGAAGGAGATCGCCCGATATGGTGGGGACGTCTCGGGTCTGGTGCCCGATCTGGTGCACAAGCTGCTCATCGAGCGGCTCAGAGGCTGA
- a CDS encoding YceD family protein, giving the protein MPSESRMTQHLDPRSPWVISTHDLGKRPGTMRQMTLTLPAPADLGVDMIGVPKDAEVELDLRLEAVMEGVLVSGTAQAPLAGECARCLDPVSSEIEVGMQELFFYSDEDASEEDSLLDGELFDLEPTFRDAVVLALPLSPVCREDCEGLCTECGIKLAEAGDDHRHEKIDARWASLQGLITDKDNDQEK; this is encoded by the coding sequence ATGCCTAGCGAGAGCAGGATGACTCAGCACCTCGACCCCCGCTCCCCGTGGGTGATCTCCACTCATGACCTGGGTAAGCGACCGGGGACGATGCGCCAGATGACCCTGACGCTCCCGGCTCCGGCGGACCTCGGCGTCGACATGATCGGTGTCCCCAAAGACGCCGAAGTCGAGCTGGATCTCCGGCTCGAAGCAGTGATGGAAGGCGTGCTCGTCTCAGGCACGGCGCAGGCCCCGCTCGCCGGGGAGTGCGCGCGGTGCCTCGACCCGGTCTCCTCGGAGATCGAGGTCGGCATGCAGGAGCTGTTCTTCTACTCCGACGAGGACGCCTCGGAGGAGGACTCGCTGCTCGACGGCGAGCTGTTCGATCTCGAGCCGACGTTCCGCGACGCGGTGGTGCTCGCACTGCCGTTGAGCCCCGTGTGCCGCGAGGACTGCGAGGGGCTCTGCACGGAGTGCGGGATCAAGCTGGCCGAGGCCGGCGACGATCACCGGCACGAGAAGATCGACGCCCGGTGGGCGTCGTTGCAAGGTCTGATTACCGACAAAGATAACGATCAGGAGAAGTGA
- the rpmF gene encoding 50S ribosomal protein L32 encodes MAVPKRKMSRSNTRARRSQWKTTAVALVSCPQCRSPKQPHIACPTCGTYNRRQVIEPSA; translated from the coding sequence GTGGCCGTCCCGAAGCGAAAGATGTCGCGGAGCAACACCCGCGCCCGTCGCTCCCAGTGGAAGACGACTGCTGTCGCCCTGGTGAGCTGCCCGCAGTGCCGTTCGCCCAAGCAGCCGCACATCGCGTGCCCCACCTGCGGCACCTACAACCGTCGTCAGGTCATCGAGCCGTCCGCCTGA
- the rnc gene encoding ribonuclease III, which yields MAVEVARDELERVLSVGLDPDILERALTHRSYAYENGGLPTNERLEFLGDSVLGLVVTDTLYRNHPDLPEGQLAKLRAAVVNMRALADVARGLGLGRFLRLGRGEEGTGGRDKSSILADTLEALIGAIYVDKGLDEAFRVVHLLFDPLIVRSASLGAGLDWKTSLQELTASEALGVPEYHVEESGPDHAKSFTAMVRVGGESYGSGTGRSKKEAEQQAAEAAWTRIRARRDQRESQPAG from the coding sequence GTGGCCGTCGAGGTCGCCAGAGACGAACTGGAGCGGGTCCTTTCGGTCGGCCTGGACCCCGACATCCTGGAGCGGGCGCTGACGCACCGCTCCTACGCGTACGAGAACGGCGGCCTGCCCACCAACGAGCGCCTGGAGTTCCTCGGCGACTCGGTGCTGGGCCTGGTGGTCACCGACACCCTCTACCGCAACCACCCCGACCTGCCGGAAGGCCAGCTCGCGAAGCTGCGTGCCGCGGTGGTCAACATGCGTGCGCTGGCCGACGTGGCCAGGGGCCTCGGCCTGGGCCGGTTCCTGCGGCTCGGCAGGGGCGAGGAGGGCACCGGCGGGCGCGACAAGTCCTCCATCCTGGCCGACACCCTCGAGGCGCTGATCGGCGCGATCTACGTCGACAAGGGCCTCGACGAGGCGTTCCGGGTGGTGCACCTGCTGTTCGACCCGCTGATCGTCCGCTCGGCCTCACTCGGCGCCGGGCTCGACTGGAAGACCTCGCTGCAGGAGCTGACCGCCTCCGAGGCGCTCGGGGTGCCCGAGTACCACGTCGAGGAGAGCGGGCCCGACCACGCCAAGTCGTTCACGGCCATGGTGCGGGTCGGCGGCGAGTCGTACGGGTCGGGCACCGGGCGCAGCAAGAAGGAGGCCGAGCAGCAGGCGGCCGAGGCGGCGTGGACCCGCATCAGGGCCCGCCGCGACCAGCGCGAGAGCCAGCCCGCGGGCTGA
- the mutM gene encoding bifunctional DNA-formamidopyrimidine glycosylase/DNA-(apurinic or apyrimidinic site) lyase, translating to MPELPEVEVVRRGLAQWVTGREIASAEVLHPRAIRRHVPGADEFAARLKGRTVLSAERRGKYLWLPLSGAGEALMAHLGMSGQLLVVQPDSPLEKHLRVRLRFEDGGPDLRFVDQRTFGHVMLSPLAGGVPEPIAHIAPDPFEAAFDEAEFTRRLRAKRTEIKRALLDQSLISGVGNIYADEALWIARLHWARPTETLTRPKVAELLTAVRTVMGAALEQGGTSFDSLYVDVNGESGYFERSLEVYGRRDLPCSRCGTAIRREAFMNRSSYSCPRCQRRPR from the coding sequence GTGCCTGAGCTGCCGGAGGTCGAGGTCGTCAGGCGCGGCCTCGCGCAATGGGTGACCGGGCGCGAGATCGCCTCGGCGGAGGTGCTGCACCCCCGCGCGATCAGGCGGCACGTGCCCGGGGCCGACGAGTTCGCCGCGCGCCTCAAGGGCCGCACGGTGCTGTCGGCCGAACGCCGCGGCAAGTACCTGTGGCTGCCGCTGTCGGGCGCGGGCGAGGCGCTCATGGCCCACCTGGGGATGAGCGGCCAGCTCCTGGTCGTGCAGCCCGACTCGCCACTGGAGAAGCACCTGCGGGTACGCCTGCGCTTCGAGGACGGCGGCCCCGACCTGCGCTTCGTGGACCAGCGCACGTTCGGCCACGTCATGCTCAGCCCTCTGGCGGGCGGCGTGCCGGAGCCGATCGCGCACATCGCCCCCGACCCGTTCGAGGCGGCGTTCGACGAGGCCGAGTTCACCCGCAGGCTCAGGGCCAAGCGCACCGAGATCAAGCGGGCGCTGCTCGACCAGTCGCTGATCAGCGGCGTCGGCAACATCTACGCCGACGAGGCCCTGTGGATCGCCAGGCTGCACTGGGCCCGGCCGACGGAGACGCTGACCAGGCCCAAGGTGGCCGAGCTGCTGACGGCCGTGCGCACCGTCATGGGGGCCGCCCTCGAACAGGGCGGCACCTCGTTCGACAGCCTGTACGTGGACGTCAACGGCGAGAGCGGCTACTTCGAGCGCTCGCTGGAGGTGTACGGGCGGCGCGACCTGCCCTGTTCCCGCTGCGGCACCGCCATCAGGCGCGAGGCGTTCATGAACCGCTCGTCCTACTCCTGCCCCCGATGCCAGCGACGGCCGCGCTGA
- a CDS encoding MFS transporter: MTVTAVSVQARWLAVTSVAVGTFTVVTSEMLPVGLLTSMAVDLGVSAGTAGLTMTAPGLVAAAAAPLLAIAARRADRRHVLLGLMALLAVANLMAAAAPAYPVLLAARVLTGVSIGGFWAFAAGLGPRLVPERAVGRATSIILGGVSVASVLGVPAATFVSSFAGWRSAFAAAGVLALALLALLAASLPPLKPLPEPEPLPGPESSPVPEKRSSWLSGPLKLVLVLTALTVSGHFVAYTYVRPFLEEVPHAGPALVSTALLLYGAAGVAGNFAAGARAARNPRLTLITLVTLMAAAMAALVLTGVPALIPLVVWGVGYGGVGVTLQLWIMRSGGGELGTALFVGAFNVSIALGALAGGRIADGLSVSAVMGAGAALAVISAAVAGIGGRSRTSGS, encoded by the coding sequence ATGACTGTGACAGCTGTTTCCGTACAGGCGCGCTGGCTCGCCGTGACCTCGGTGGCGGTGGGCACGTTCACCGTGGTGACCAGCGAGATGTTACCGGTGGGCCTGCTCACCTCGATGGCCGTCGACCTGGGGGTCTCGGCGGGCACGGCCGGGTTGACGATGACGGCGCCCGGGCTGGTGGCCGCGGCGGCCGCGCCCCTCCTGGCGATCGCCGCGCGCCGGGCCGACCGGCGGCACGTCCTGCTGGGGCTGATGGCGCTGCTGGCGGTGGCGAACCTGATGGCAGCGGCGGCGCCCGCCTATCCCGTCCTGCTGGCCGCCAGGGTGCTGACCGGGGTGAGCATCGGCGGGTTCTGGGCGTTCGCGGCTGGGCTGGGGCCCCGGCTGGTCCCGGAACGGGCCGTCGGGCGGGCCACGTCGATCATCCTGGGCGGGGTCTCCGTGGCGTCGGTGCTGGGGGTGCCCGCGGCGACGTTCGTCTCGTCGTTCGCGGGGTGGCGCAGCGCGTTCGCCGCCGCGGGGGTGCTGGCGCTGGCCCTGCTCGCGTTGCTGGCCGCGTCGCTGCCGCCGCTGAAGCCCCTGCCGGAGCCTGAGCCGCTGCCGGGCCCTGAATCGTCACCCGTGCCGGAAAAGCGCTCCTCGTGGCTCTCAGGGCCGCTCAAGCTCGTCCTGGTCCTGACGGCCCTGACCGTCTCCGGCCACTTCGTGGCCTACACCTACGTCCGCCCGTTTCTGGAGGAGGTCCCGCACGCCGGCCCCGCCCTCGTGAGCACCGCACTCCTCCTGTACGGCGCCGCGGGCGTCGCGGGCAACTTCGCCGCCGGCGCCCGCGCGGCCAGGAACCCCCGGCTGACCCTGATCACGCTGGTCACACTCATGGCGGCGGCCATGGCGGCGCTGGTGCTGACCGGCGTGCCCGCGCTGATCCCGCTCGTGGTCTGGGGTGTGGGCTACGGCGGTGTCGGGGTGACGCTGCAGCTGTGGATCATGCGCTCGGGCGGCGGCGAGCTGGGCACGGCGCTGTTCGTCGGCGCCTTCAACGTCTCGATCGCGCTCGGCGCGCTGGCCGGCGGCCGGATCGCCGACGGGCTGTCGGTCTCGGCGGTGATGGGGGCGGGAGCGGCGCTCGCCGTGATCAGCGCGGCCGTCGCTGGCATCGGGGGCAGGAGTAGGACGAGCGGTTCATGA
- a CDS encoding LysR family transcriptional regulator gives MEFRELECFIVLSEELHFARTAERLYLSPGRVSQLMRSLETRIGGRLFDRTSRRVRLTPLGERFLADLRPAYDGMAQAVTRARAAAREVTGVIRVGFLATPTDVVTGSVRAFERRNPGCAVELVEIPLSDPFSKLRAGLVDIAFTLLPVDEPDLVTGEGLNHVSHLLGVSVRHPLAGRTGMGVEELASVPLIGLDGPAPRSWHERIAPSVTPSGRPIPRAGKVATTQEGLTQVALNRGGMLFCTPTALQLARPDLSFVPVTGLPASILGLAWVRARETAAIRAFNEAAVRESAMALVA, from the coding sequence ATGGAGTTCAGGGAGCTGGAGTGCTTCATCGTGCTCAGCGAGGAGCTGCACTTCGCCCGTACGGCGGAGCGGCTCTACCTGTCGCCCGGCCGGGTGAGCCAGCTCATGCGCTCCCTGGAGACCAGGATCGGCGGCCGCCTCTTCGACCGGACGAGCAGGCGCGTGCGGCTGACGCCGCTCGGCGAACGTTTCCTGGCCGACCTGCGGCCCGCCTACGACGGCATGGCGCAGGCCGTGACCAGGGCCAGGGCGGCGGCGCGCGAGGTGACCGGGGTGATCAGGGTCGGGTTCCTGGCCACGCCGACGGACGTCGTGACGGGCAGCGTGCGCGCCTTCGAGCGCCGCAACCCCGGGTGCGCGGTCGAGCTGGTGGAGATCCCGCTCTCCGACCCCTTCAGCAAGCTGCGGGCGGGGCTGGTGGACATCGCGTTCACGCTGCTGCCGGTGGACGAGCCGGACCTGGTGACCGGTGAGGGGCTGAACCACGTCTCCCACCTGCTCGGCGTCTCCGTCAGGCACCCGCTGGCGGGCCGGACGGGCATGGGGGTGGAGGAGCTGGCCTCCGTTCCGCTGATCGGTCTCGACGGGCCGGCGCCGCGCTCGTGGCACGAGCGGATCGCACCCTCCGTAACCCCTTCCGGACGTCCGATTCCCCGGGCCGGTAAGGTGGCGACCACGCAGGAGGGCCTGACTCAGGTGGCGCTCAACAGGGGCGGCATGTTGTTCTGCACGCCCACGGCGCTCCAGCTCGCCCGCCCCGATCTCAGTTTCGTGCCCGTCACCGGGCTGCCCGCGTCGATCTTGGGCCTGGCCTGGGTACGCGCCAGGGAGACGGCCGCGATCAGGGCGTTCAACGAGGCGGCGGTCCGCGAGTCGGCCATGGCACTGGTCGCGTGA
- a CDS encoding acylphosphatase gives MSESGENVRLTAWVRGRVQGVGFRWWTRARALELGLVGWARNTDDGRVEVVAEGEREACVKLLELLRGCDTPGRVDGVVERWSEPRGSLGGFVER, from the coding sequence ATGTCGGAGAGCGGCGAGAACGTCCGGCTGACGGCCTGGGTGCGGGGCAGGGTCCAGGGGGTGGGCTTCCGCTGGTGGACCCGGGCGCGTGCGCTGGAGCTCGGCCTGGTGGGCTGGGCGCGCAACACCGATGACGGCCGCGTCGAGGTGGTCGCGGAGGGGGAGCGCGAGGCGTGCGTCAAGCTCCTGGAGCTGCTCAGAGGTTGCGACACGCCGGGCAGGGTGGATGGAGTAGTGGAACGCTGGAGCGAACCCCGAGGTAGTTTGGGCGGATTCGTCGAGAGGTAG